In one window of Mercurialis annua linkage group LG4, ddMerAnnu1.2, whole genome shotgun sequence DNA:
- the LOC126676487 gene encoding probable LRR receptor-like serine/threonine-protein kinase At1g12460: protein MTRFCVSHALLILVSCFLGLTSTVSPATEKEILLQFKSTITNDPYNSLATWVSTGNPCNYSGVFCNSFGLVERIVLWNKNLSGSLSPALSGLRSLRILTLFGNQFTGNIPLEYAELSTLWKINLSSNALSGKIPDFIGDLQNIRFLDLSRNGYSGEISSSLFKFCYKTKFVSFSHNSLSGHIPVSIVNCTKLEGFDFSFNNLSGELPFRICDIPVLKYMSLRSNVLTGSVQEEISRCRGLSFLDLGSNMFSGLAPFGALGFQNMSYFNASYNMFHGEIPQMGTCNEGLEFFDASGNNFDGEIPLSITSCINLKVLNLGFNRLNGSIPAQIVDLKNLRVLNLGNNLIDGTIPVGFGGIELLLVLDLHNLRLNGEFPRDISNSMTLRELDLSGNGLSGEIPNTLYNMTWLEILDLHQNQFSGSIPETIGNLTNLLVLNLSQNILSGAIPSSLGNLPNLTFFNLSSNSLSGPIPPMPKFMAFGASSFVNNSGLCGPPLEISCSGNGAVPMSKKKKVLGTSVIIAIVAAALILTGVCVVSIMNIRAHSRKREDETMVVESTPLGSTSSGVIIGKLVLFSKSLPSKYEDWEAGTKALLDKECLIGGGSIGTVYRTNFEGGISIAVKKLETLGRIRSQEEFEQDIGRLGNLRHPNLVAFQGYYWSSNMQLLLSEFAPNGNLYDNLHGLDYPSTSTGVGNRELYWSRRFQIALGTAKALSYLHHDCKPQILHLNIKSTNILLDENYEAKLSDYGLGRLLPILDNYGLTKFHNAVGYVAPELAQSLRLSEKCDVYSFGVVLLELVTGRKPVESPSTNEVVILCEYVRSLLESGSSSDCFDRSLRGFSENELIQVMKLGLICTSEDPSRRPSMAEVVQVLESIRSEGESS, encoded by the exons ATGACGAGATTTTGTGTCTCTCATGCTCTATTAATTTTAgtttcttgttttcttggaCTCACCTCTACTGTCTCACCAGCTACTGAGAAGGAGATCTTGCTTCAATTCAAGTCAACTATTACTAATGACCCTTATAACAGCTTGGCCACCTGGGTTTCAACTGGCAATCCTTGTAACTACAGTGGTGTGTTCTGCAAttcatttggattggttgagAGGATTGTTTTGTGGAACAAGAATTTATCTGGGTCTTTGTCACCAGCATTATCAGGTTTGAGATCTTTAAGAATTTTGACATTGTTTGGCAATCAATTTACTGGTAACATTCCTCTAGAATATGCAGAGTTAAGCACATTGTGGAAGATTAATTTAAGTTCTAATGCCTTATCTGGGAAAATCCCGGACTTTATTGGTGATTTACAGAACATTAGGTTTCTTGATTTGTCAAGAAATGGTTATAGTGGGGAGATTTCATCTTCTTTGTTCAAGTTTTGTTATAAGACTAAGTTTGTTTCTTTTTCTCATAATAGTCTCTCTGGTCATATTCCTGTTTCAATTGTGAATTGTACTAAGCTTGAAGGGTTTGATTTCTCTTTCAATAATCTAAGTGGCGAATTGCCTTTTCGAATATGTGACATTCCTGTGTTAAAGTATATGTCTTTGAGGAGCAATGTGTTAACTGGCAGTGTTCAGGAGGAGATATCAAGATGTAGGGGATTAAGTTTTTTGGATCTTGGTAGCAATATGTTCTCCGGGTTGGCTCCATTTGGGGCTCTTGGATTTCAAAACATGAGCTATTTCAATGCTTCATATAATATGTTCCATGGGGAAATTCCTCAGATGGGAACTTGCAATGAGGGGCTGGAATTTTTCGATGCTTCGGGCAATAATTTCGATGGAGAGATCCCATTGAGCATTACTAGTTGTATTAACCTTAAAGTTCTTAACTTGGGGTTTAACAGGCTAAATGGGAGTATACCAGCTCAGATTGTAGATTTGAAAAATCTTAGGGTGCTGAACTTGGGGAATAATTTGATTGATGGAACAATCCCTGTCGGATTTGGAGGCATTGAGCTACTTTTGGTATTGGATTTGCACAATCTCCGTCTCAATGGCGAATTTCCGAGGGATATAAGCAATTCAATGACTCTTCGCGAGCT GGATCTTTCTGGTAATGGTTTAAGTGGAGAAATTCCTAATACACTGTACAACATGACTTGGTTAGAAATTCTTGATCTTCATCAAAACCAATTCAGTGGTAGCATACCAGAGACTATAGGAAACCTAACAAACCTCCTAGTTCTTAACCTTTCACAAAATATTCTTTCCGGGGCAATCCCGTCTTCACTTGGAAATTTGCCAAACTTAACATTTTTCAATCTCTCCTCTAATAGCCTTTCAGGTCCCATCCCTCCAATGCCAAAATTCATGGCTTTTGGTGCATCTTCATTCGTGAACAATTCAGGTCTCTGCGGTCCTCCATTAGAGATTTCTTGCTCAGGTAATGGCGCGGTGCCAAtgtcaaagaaaaagaaagtgcTTGGAACTTCTGTAATTATAGCAATTGTCGCTGCTGCATTGATCCTTACTGGGGTTTGTGTGGTATCAATCATGAATATTAGAGCACACAGTAGAAAAAGAGAGGACGAGACTATGGTCGTTGAGAGTACACCATTGGGTTCGACGAGTTCTGGTGTTATAATCGGTAAGCTGGTTCTGTTCAGCAAGAGTTTACCCTCAAAATATGAAGATTGGGAAGCTGGGACAAAAGCGTTGCTCGACAAGGAATGTTTAATCGGTGGCGGGTCAATCGGAACAGTCTATCGTACGAATTTCGAAGGAGGAATCTCAATCGCGGTGAAGAAGCTTGAGACTTTAGGTAGAATCAGAAGCCAAGAAGAGTTTGAGCAAGATATCGGACGACTAGGTAACCTTCGGCATCCGAATTTAGTTGCATTTCAAGGTTATTATTGGTCATCAAACATGCAGTTACTTTTATCTGAATTTGCTCCAAATGGTAATCTATATGATAATCTACATGGACTTGATTATCCAAGCACCAGTACTGGTGTTGGAAATAGAGAATTATACTGGTCTAGGAGGTTTCAGATTGCTCTAGGAACAGCAAAAGCACTTTCTTACCTTCATCATGATTGTAAACCTCAGATTCTCCATCTTAACATCAAGTCTACTAATATACTCTTAGATGAAAATTATGAGGCTAAGTTGTCTGATTATGGCTTAGGGAGGCTACTACCTATTTTAGACAATTATGGTTTAACCAAATTCCATAATGCAGTAGGGTATGTTGCACCAGAATTGGCTCAAAGTCTAAGATTGAGTGAGAAATGTGATGTGTATAGCTTCGGAGTCGTTCTGTTAGAGCTAGTCACCGGGAGGAAACCGGTAGAAAGCCCGTCAACAAATGAGGTAGTGATTTTGTGTGAATATGTTCGTAGCTTATTGGAGAGTGGTTCTTCTTCA